The following coding sequences are from one bacterium SCSIO 12741 window:
- a CDS encoding patatin-like phospholipase family protein, with amino-acid sequence MALILLGQSVELRAQRVGLVLSGGGANGLAHIGVIKALEENGIPIDYITGTSSGAFVGAMYASGYSVEEIEAYFLSDKFQKLVHGEIEAREQFYFKSSDPNASMLTLKISKEFSLSNSLPTTLISPAPVDFEMMTLFTQASAASSYDFDKLFVPFRCVAADIEDKKEYIFSDGNLSTAVRASFTYPFYIKPIKVGNKLLYDGGLYNNFPHQLMTDTFAPDFIIGVKVTANEPPPTRDDLISQIRSMLVSKTDFDLKSPGMILEPQTNNGTFEFKDLKAVIDSGYSTTIRYLDSIKTQVNRVNPAEKVQYERTQFRGSESDLRFNEVEINGVKPKQKVYVRKLLWRNKRSMDVNTFNRSFYRTISDSRINTLYPTAQYDSSTSMYNLHVDVIRENPLVVEFGGNVSNRPISTGFVGVEYNLMGKTALKLKANTYFGRFYGSILAGLKWDIPGKVPFYFEADYVQNSWNYFKSKSFFFEDEIPSYLIQNENYASFRVGVPIGYSGKLAATYSYSELVDEYYQTRDFNSKDIPDQTTIHPNTAGVYYEYNTLNRPIYASSGAYLTLKTRYSVGNEESLPGTTSPDFSPSYKSHEWVYVRGIMDYYYKSKGRLRLGVYGDVAYSSMGLFSNYTASILRSPAFQPTPESQTLFLESFRAYQFASAGHKFILSPIKNFDIRLEGYIFAPYAKVIRNEDGTQTYKEGFESIFSLATATAVYNSPFGPVSAGLNYYYNVPEVVPEDEFPITFLFHFGYIIFNRKALY; translated from the coding sequence TTGGCCCTTATCTTGTTGGGACAATCCGTTGAGTTAAGAGCTCAGCGTGTTGGGTTGGTTTTAAGTGGAGGTGGTGCCAACGGTTTGGCTCATATCGGAGTGATTAAGGCACTGGAAGAAAATGGAATTCCAATTGACTACATTACGGGAACAAGTTCAGGTGCCTTTGTTGGAGCGATGTATGCGTCCGGGTATTCGGTAGAGGAAATTGAAGCCTACTTTCTTTCCGACAAATTTCAAAAATTGGTACATGGTGAAATCGAAGCCAGGGAACAGTTTTATTTCAAAAGCAGCGATCCCAACGCATCCATGCTCACCTTGAAAATATCTAAGGAATTTTCACTCTCCAACTCTCTTCCCACCACCCTTATTTCTCCGGCTCCGGTCGATTTTGAAATGATGACTCTTTTTACGCAGGCATCAGCCGCTTCGAGTTATGATTTTGACAAACTATTTGTCCCTTTCCGGTGCGTGGCTGCGGACATTGAAGACAAGAAGGAATACATCTTTTCAGATGGAAACTTAAGCACCGCCGTACGAGCCTCTTTTACTTATCCGTTTTACATCAAACCCATCAAGGTGGGTAACAAGTTGCTTTATGATGGTGGACTGTACAACAACTTCCCTCATCAACTCATGACCGACACCTTTGCCCCTGACTTTATCATTGGGGTAAAAGTTACGGCCAACGAGCCTCCCCCTACTCGCGACGATTTGATCAGTCAAATTAGATCGATGTTGGTGAGTAAAACCGATTTCGATTTGAAATCGCCTGGAATGATTCTCGAACCTCAAACCAACAATGGCACCTTTGAGTTTAAGGATTTGAAAGCGGTTATAGATTCAGGTTATTCAACTACTATCCGCTATCTGGACAGTATCAAAACTCAGGTAAATCGCGTAAATCCTGCTGAAAAGGTTCAATATGAACGGACCCAATTTCGAGGCTCCGAATCCGACCTGCGATTTAATGAAGTAGAAATAAACGGGGTTAAGCCCAAGCAGAAAGTATATGTGAGAAAGCTATTGTGGAGAAACAAGCGGTCGATGGATGTCAACACCTTCAATCGCTCCTTCTACCGAACCATTAGCGATTCTCGGATCAATACCCTCTACCCCACAGCCCAATATGATTCATCAACGAGCATGTACAATCTCCATGTAGATGTGATCCGCGAAAATCCGCTTGTAGTCGAATTTGGTGGTAATGTTTCCAACCGACCAATATCCACAGGATTTGTTGGTGTAGAATACAACCTCATGGGTAAAACAGCCTTAAAGCTCAAAGCCAATACCTATTTCGGCCGGTTCTATGGTTCCATTCTTGCCGGATTAAAATGGGATATTCCAGGTAAGGTTCCCTTCTACTTTGAAGCCGATTATGTGCAAAACAGTTGGAACTATTTCAAGAGTAAAAGTTTCTTTTTTGAAGATGAGATTCCTTCCTACTTGATCCAGAATGAGAACTATGCCTCATTTAGGGTAGGCGTTCCGATTGGCTACTCGGGAAAATTAGCGGCCACGTATTCCTATTCTGAATTGGTGGATGAATACTACCAAACCCGAGATTTCAACAGCAAGGATATTCCGGATCAAACCACAATTCATCCAAACACAGCTGGGGTCTACTATGAGTATAACACCCTAAATCGCCCCATTTATGCAAGCTCAGGTGCATACCTCACGCTTAAGACACGATATTCAGTAGGTAATGAAGAATCGCTTCCAGGCACTACTTCACCTGATTTTAGTCCTTCCTACAAGTCTCATGAATGGGTATATGTACGTGGAATTATGGATTATTACTACAAATCCAAAGGTCGTTTACGGTTGGGAGTGTATGGCGACGTTGCTTATTCCAGTATGGGCCTATTTTCGAACTATACAGCGAGTATTTTGCGGTCACCGGCATTCCAACCTACCCCAGAGAGTCAAACGCTGTTTTTGGAGTCTTTTCGGGCTTATCAATTTGCCAGTGCAGGACATAAGTTCATTCTATCTCCCATCAAGAATTTCGACATTCGTTTAGAGGGATACATCTTTGCTCCTTATGCCAAGGTAATTCGAAATGAAGATGGGACTCAGACCTACAAGGAAGGGTTTGAATCCATATTCTCCCTGGCCACCGCTACAGCCGTATACAACTCACCTTTCGGACCGGTAAGTGCTGGGCTCAACTACTATTACAATGTGCCTGAAGTGGTGCCTGAAGATGAATTTCCTATCACCTTTCTCTTCCACTTCGGCTACATCATCTTTAATCGCAAAGCGCTTTATTAA
- a CDS encoding ABC transporter substrate-binding protein has protein sequence MHFRDQVGRELDLTSVPKRIVSLVPSITEYLFWLGLGAHVVGVTRFCTHPSSCRKEKAVVGGTKDPDIDKIRELAPDLILANKEENLREHVEELAQEFSVWVSDVYTLEDSFELFREIGKMTGTMEQATTLVKTVRNNFDNLDKITSPKRAAYFIWKEPWMVCGSENFISFLIERAGFTNIYGTSKERYPMVTLDEVKLLQPEVIMLSTEPYPFGSRNLREMEEEFPEAKVIQVDGRLFSWYGSALMETTAHIREIHSSLM, from the coding sequence ATGCACTTCCGGGATCAGGTCGGTAGAGAATTGGATCTAACTTCTGTTCCCAAACGTATTGTTTCCCTCGTTCCGTCGATTACGGAGTATTTGTTTTGGCTGGGTCTTGGCGCCCATGTAGTCGGGGTAACTCGATTTTGCACCCATCCATCTTCTTGTAGGAAGGAGAAAGCGGTTGTTGGTGGTACCAAGGATCCCGATATCGACAAGATTCGAGAATTGGCTCCAGACCTGATTTTAGCCAACAAGGAAGAGAATCTGCGTGAACATGTGGAGGAACTTGCTCAAGAATTTTCGGTTTGGGTGAGCGATGTGTATACTTTGGAGGACAGTTTTGAGTTATTCCGTGAAATCGGTAAAATGACCGGTACCATGGAACAGGCAACAACGCTTGTAAAAACCGTTCGTAACAACTTCGATAACCTCGATAAAATCACCTCGCCCAAACGGGCAGCCTACTTCATTTGGAAGGAGCCCTGGATGGTCTGTGGATCAGAAAACTTTATATCTTTCCTGATTGAGCGAGCTGGATTCACCAATATTTATGGGACAAGTAAGGAAAGATACCCCATGGTTACCCTGGATGAAGTGAAACTGCTCCAACCGGAAGTCATCATGTTATCTACTGAGCCCTACCCTTTTGGAAGTCGAAATCTACGCGAAATGGAAGAAGAGTTTCCTGAGGCTAAAGTCATCCAGGTGGATGGTCGGTTGTTCTCTTGGTATGGATCGGCACTGATGGAAACCACTGCTCACATTAGAGAAATCCACAGCAGCCTAATGTAA